One window of Corallococcus caeni genomic DNA carries:
- a CDS encoding glycoside hydrolase family 19 protein, with product MAFFGFGSKSPKSSKSDASSEPTEPKGETFQPLTLEQLRSFLPRLPKARAQEVLPHLNDAMSEAGINTPRRQAAFLAQLAHESAEFRYFEELATGRAYERRKDLGNVKPGDGARYKGRGPIQITGRTNYRAAGKALELDLEENPTRAADLDVGFRTAAWFWNSRDLNKHADKGEFDAITRRINGGYNGKASRDTYYQRAMRLLDKK from the coding sequence ATGGCCTTCTTTGGCTTTGGTTCCAAGTCCCCCAAGTCCTCCAAGTCCGACGCATCCTCAGAGCCCACCGAGCCGAAAGGCGAAACCTTCCAGCCGCTGACGCTGGAGCAGCTGCGCTCGTTCCTTCCCCGGCTGCCCAAGGCGCGCGCGCAGGAGGTACTGCCGCACCTGAACGACGCCATGTCCGAGGCGGGCATCAACACCCCGCGCCGTCAGGCCGCGTTCCTGGCGCAGCTGGCGCACGAGAGCGCCGAGTTCCGCTACTTCGAGGAGCTGGCGACGGGCCGCGCCTACGAGCGGCGCAAGGACCTGGGCAACGTCAAGCCGGGCGACGGCGCGCGCTACAAGGGCCGCGGGCCCATCCAGATCACCGGCCGCACCAACTACCGCGCCGCGGGCAAGGCGCTGGAATTGGACCTGGAGGAGAACCCCACCCGCGCGGCCGACCTGGACGTGGGCTTCCGCACCGCCGCCTGGTTCTGGAACAGCCGCGACCTCAACAAGCACGCCGACAAGGGCGAGTTCGACGCCATCACCCGGCGCATCAACGGCGGCTACAACGGCAAGGCCTCGCGCGACACCTACTACCAGCGCGCGATGCGGCTTCTGGACAAGAAGTAA
- a CDS encoding PHA/PHB synthase family protein: MDASLEPMRRAFLEVLLRLAMDPQRMLAAGIDLWERSLRGGVPPEPAPSDRRFRDPAWREQPFFDGLRRAYLTGAGWLEELVGQAPGVDRHTAHQARFYARQLTDALSPSNFPALNPEVLRAARESRGLSLLKGMEALCEDLTRGQGRLATRMTDRRTFRLGENLATTPGDVVHEERLFQLIQYRPTTPTVHRQPLLLVPPWINKFYILDLRPENSFVRWAVERGYTVFLISWVNPDETHAEVDWEDYLVHGLIAALEAVARVTGEERVSTLGYCIGGTLLASGLAWLAAQKDALIASATLLTTQVDFSEPGDLGAFIDAPQLERLEAHMRERGYLEGLEMTTTFNLLRAKDLLWPFVVNNYLLGREPAPSDFLAWSTDPTRMPARAHATYLRELYLHNRLAQPGALSLAGVPLDLGRVKTPLYVQACREDHIAPFRSVYRGARHYGGPVRFVLAGSGHVAGVINPPSANRYRHWVPRPPPDASSGNATASNGDAPASRENADGIASHGNANASSGNADVIAPSEMTDGIASEPDAPASRVDADGIASHADADAWLQDAVERPGSWWTDWDAWQARRSGGRVPARVPGEGGTRIIEAAPGRYVRSRILPE, from the coding sequence ATGGATGCATCCCTGGAGCCCATGCGGCGCGCCTTCCTGGAAGTCCTCCTCCGGCTGGCGATGGACCCCCAGCGGATGCTCGCGGCGGGAATCGACCTGTGGGAACGCTCCCTGCGCGGGGGCGTCCCACCGGAGCCCGCCCCTTCCGACCGCCGCTTCCGGGACCCGGCGTGGCGGGAGCAGCCCTTCTTCGACGGCCTGCGCCGCGCGTACCTCACCGGCGCGGGCTGGCTGGAGGAGCTGGTGGGGCAGGCGCCGGGCGTGGACCGGCACACGGCGCACCAGGCGCGCTTCTACGCGCGCCAGCTCACCGACGCGCTGTCGCCGTCCAACTTCCCCGCGCTCAACCCGGAGGTGCTCCGCGCCGCGCGCGAGTCCCGCGGCCTGAGCCTGCTCAAGGGGATGGAGGCGCTGTGCGAGGACCTGACGCGGGGCCAGGGCCGGCTGGCGACGCGCATGACGGACCGGCGGACGTTCCGGCTGGGGGAGAACCTGGCCACCACGCCGGGCGACGTGGTCCACGAGGAGCGCCTGTTCCAGCTCATCCAGTACCGGCCCACCACGCCCACCGTCCACCGCCAGCCGCTGCTGCTGGTGCCGCCGTGGATCAACAAGTTCTACATCCTGGACCTGCGCCCGGAGAACTCGTTCGTCCGCTGGGCGGTGGAGCGCGGGTACACGGTGTTCCTCATCTCCTGGGTGAACCCCGATGAAACGCACGCGGAAGTGGACTGGGAGGACTACCTCGTGCACGGACTGATTGCCGCGCTGGAGGCCGTCGCCCGCGTCACCGGCGAGGAGCGCGTCTCCACGCTGGGCTACTGCATCGGAGGAACGCTGCTGGCGTCGGGGCTCGCGTGGCTCGCCGCCCAGAAGGATGCGCTCATCGCCAGCGCGACCCTGCTCACCACGCAGGTGGACTTCAGCGAACCGGGCGACCTGGGGGCCTTCATCGACGCGCCACAGCTGGAGCGGCTGGAGGCCCACATGCGCGAGCGCGGCTATCTGGAGGGGCTGGAGATGACGACCACCTTCAACCTGCTCCGGGCGAAGGACCTGCTCTGGCCCTTCGTGGTGAACAACTACCTGCTCGGCCGGGAGCCGGCCCCCAGCGACTTCCTCGCGTGGAGCACCGACCCCACGCGCATGCCCGCGCGCGCGCACGCGACGTACCTGCGGGAGCTGTACCTGCACAACCGCCTGGCCCAGCCGGGCGCGCTGTCGCTCGCGGGCGTGCCCCTGGACCTGGGCCGGGTGAAGACGCCCCTCTACGTGCAAGCCTGCCGGGAGGACCACATCGCGCCCTTCCGCTCGGTGTACCGGGGAGCAAGGCACTACGGGGGCCCCGTGCGGTTCGTGCTCGCGGGCTCGGGCCATGTGGCCGGCGTCATCAACCCGCCGTCCGCGAACCGGTATCGCCATTGGGTCCCCAGGCCCCCTCCGGATGCGTCGTCCGGGAACGCAACCGCGTCAAATGGAGACGCGCCCGCGTCCCGCGAAAACGCGGATGGGATTGCGTCACATGGAAACGCAAATGCGTCATCCGGGAACGCGGATGTGATTGCGCCGTCCGAAATGACGGATGGGATTGCGTCGGAGCCGGACGCGCCGGCGTCCCGGGTGGACGCGGATGGGATTGCGTCGCACGCGGACGCGGACGCGTGGCTTCAGGACGCGGTGGAGCGCCCAGGCTCGTGGTGGACGGACTGGGACGCCTGGCAGGCCAGGCGTTCGGGTGGACGTGTCCCGGCTCGCGTCCCCGGCGAGGGAGGGACGCGAATCATCGAGGCGGCTCCGGGGCGCTACGTGCGATCGCGCATCCTCCCGGAATGA
- a CDS encoding SET domain-containing histone-lysine N-methyltransferase, giving the protein MSARQEAEPDTLDEENPLKEHLALQWSRQAGASFPKVWVGHLEGDERGVFAKVPIAAGEEVLRVPRACLVTLDVARASDIGRLIDAHAPDTSEECYLAAFLLQEKEREDSAWKPYLDVLPQSFPHLPLFFDAQELSLLQGSSALREVARWKEMLLARYATLAQRVPGFARFTPDAYLWAQHVLISRTFGLTFAGKLTRCFVPVADMLNHRASPRLVWGNAEDGEAFVLVAQEPVAAGEELHISYGIKPSYRFLLSYGFVPEDNPDDTLVLYLGVPEDAVEAEAKRELLALAAPTSRRRFEVPLHYGHTATVAMFSFLRVACANARELARLAEEAREEQGLGEVPPLSSETEERVFRYLHEACDARLAGFETTLEEDERLLQEADLSRNARNCLLLRRGEKRLLHAYAGLARAFLPALSLTPAGPAVGG; this is encoded by the coding sequence ATGAGCGCGCGACAGGAAGCGGAGCCGGACACCCTCGACGAAGAGAACCCCCTGAAGGAGCACCTCGCACTCCAGTGGAGCAGGCAGGCGGGCGCGAGCTTCCCGAAGGTCTGGGTGGGTCACCTGGAGGGCGACGAGCGTGGCGTCTTCGCCAAGGTGCCCATCGCGGCCGGAGAAGAGGTGCTGCGGGTGCCGCGCGCGTGCCTGGTGACGTTGGACGTCGCGAGAGCGTCGGACATCGGCCGGCTCATCGACGCGCACGCGCCCGACACCAGCGAGGAGTGCTACCTGGCGGCGTTCCTGCTCCAGGAGAAGGAGCGCGAGGACTCGGCCTGGAAGCCATACCTGGACGTGCTGCCCCAGTCGTTCCCGCACCTGCCGCTGTTCTTCGACGCGCAGGAGCTGTCGCTGCTCCAGGGCTCCTCCGCGCTGCGCGAGGTGGCGCGGTGGAAGGAGATGCTGCTCGCGCGCTACGCCACGCTGGCGCAGCGGGTGCCGGGCTTCGCGCGCTTCACGCCCGACGCGTATCTCTGGGCGCAGCACGTGTTGATCAGCCGCACCTTCGGCCTGACGTTCGCGGGCAAGCTCACGCGGTGCTTCGTGCCGGTGGCGGACATGCTCAACCACCGCGCCTCGCCGCGCCTGGTGTGGGGCAACGCGGAGGACGGTGAGGCCTTCGTGCTGGTGGCGCAAGAGCCGGTGGCCGCGGGCGAGGAGCTGCACATCAGCTATGGCATCAAGCCCAGCTACCGGTTCCTGCTGAGCTACGGCTTCGTGCCGGAGGACAACCCGGACGACACGCTGGTGCTCTACCTGGGCGTGCCCGAGGACGCGGTGGAGGCGGAGGCAAAGCGGGAGCTGCTCGCGCTGGCGGCTCCGACGTCGCGGCGCCGCTTCGAGGTGCCGCTGCACTACGGGCACACCGCCACGGTGGCGATGTTCTCCTTCCTGCGCGTGGCGTGCGCGAACGCGCGGGAGCTGGCCCGGCTCGCGGAGGAGGCCCGCGAGGAGCAGGGCCTGGGCGAGGTGCCCCCGCTGAGCTCGGAGACGGAGGAGCGCGTCTTCCGCTACCTCCACGAGGCGTGCGACGCGCGGCTCGCGGGCTTCGAGACGACGCTGGAGGAGGACGAGCGGTTGCTCCAGGAGGCGGACCTGTCGCGCAACGCGCGCAACTGCCTGCTCTTGCGGCGCGGTGAGAAGCGGCTGCTGCACGCCTACGCGGGCCTCGCGCGCGCCTTCCTCCCCGCGCTGAGCCTCACCCCGGCCGGCCCCGCCGTGGGCGGATGA
- a CDS encoding patatin-like phospholipase family protein, whose translation MTQPQAPQERPQVIVVFQGGGALGAYHVGAYQALEEAGLRPDWVSGISIGAFTAALVAGNRPEQRLERLEAFWREVSWPGTEWGSLFKGRLRQLFNLGSHMTSLLFGQPGFYAPRAVPPMLAPPGSPEALSFYSTRPMRSTLRRLVDFDYINSRATRLSLGATRVSDGHLVFFDNTRSALGPDHVLASGALPPAFPPSLIDGELYWDGGCVTNTPLNAILDDPPQRHSLVFMIDLFEARAPLPQNLDEASWRMKSIQFAGRTSQQVDQFATVWNLRRASTQVTRHMSASSPLAFSDEPLAKPAPRLDIIHLTYQRGEHQISSSDAEFSRASIAERRADGYRDMKRALASSPWTQSVANGPQAFGDEDLAPAEAGAVVHRL comes from the coding sequence ATGACACAGCCGCAAGCACCCCAGGAGCGCCCGCAGGTCATCGTCGTCTTTCAAGGCGGCGGGGCCCTGGGCGCCTACCACGTGGGGGCCTATCAGGCCCTGGAGGAGGCCGGCCTGCGTCCGGACTGGGTCTCCGGCATCTCCATTGGCGCCTTCACCGCCGCGCTGGTCGCGGGCAACCGCCCGGAGCAGCGGCTGGAGCGGCTGGAGGCGTTCTGGCGGGAGGTGTCCTGGCCCGGCACTGAGTGGGGCTCGCTCTTCAAGGGCCGCCTGCGCCAGCTTTTCAACCTGGGCAGCCACATGACCAGCCTGCTCTTCGGCCAGCCCGGCTTCTACGCGCCCCGCGCGGTGCCCCCGATGCTGGCGCCGCCGGGCTCGCCGGAGGCGCTGAGCTTCTACTCCACCCGGCCCATGCGCTCGACGCTGCGGCGGCTGGTGGACTTCGACTACATCAACTCCCGCGCGACGCGGCTGAGCCTGGGGGCCACCCGCGTGAGCGACGGCCACCTGGTGTTCTTCGACAACACGCGCAGCGCCCTGGGGCCGGACCACGTGCTCGCCAGCGGCGCGCTGCCGCCCGCCTTCCCGCCCAGCCTCATCGACGGGGAGCTGTACTGGGACGGCGGCTGCGTCACCAACACGCCGCTCAACGCCATCCTGGACGACCCGCCCCAGCGGCACTCGCTCGTCTTCATGATTGATCTGTTCGAGGCGCGAGCGCCGCTGCCCCAGAACCTGGACGAGGCGAGCTGGCGCATGAAGTCCATCCAGTTCGCGGGCCGCACGTCGCAGCAGGTGGACCAGTTCGCGACGGTGTGGAACCTGCGCCGGGCCTCGACCCAGGTGACGCGGCACATGTCCGCGTCCTCGCCGCTCGCGTTCAGCGACGAGCCCCTGGCGAAGCCCGCGCCCCGGCTGGACATCATCCACCTGACGTACCAGCGCGGTGAGCACCAGATCTCCAGCAGCGACGCGGAGTTCTCCCGCGCCTCCATCGCGGAGCGCCGGGCGGACGGCTACCGCGACATGAAGCGCGCCCTGGCGAGTTCGCCGTGGACGCAGTCCGTGGCGAACGGGCCCCAGGCGTTCGGTGACGAGGACCTGGCGCCGGCCGAAGCGGGCGCCGTCGTCCACCGCCTCTAG
- the phbB gene encoding acetoacetyl-CoA reductase — translation MSGRVAVVTGGTRGIGAASADALRQQGYRVAVTYYANEQAAQNFTGRTGIPAFRFDAANTAQCVAGVKKITEALGPIEVLVNNAGITRDAMLHKMTADQWNEVIQTNLTSCFNLCNVVVGPMRERGFGRVINIGSINGQTGQLGQTAYAAAKAGMHGFTLALAREGASRGVTANLIAPGYIDTDLVRTVPPDELVRIRARIPVGRLGRADEIARAVTFLASDKSGFITGSTLTINGGQHMY, via the coding sequence ATGAGTGGACGCGTGGCAGTGGTGACGGGAGGAACGCGCGGCATTGGCGCCGCGAGCGCCGACGCCTTGCGGCAGCAGGGGTACCGCGTGGCGGTCACCTACTATGCGAATGAACAGGCGGCGCAGAACTTCACGGGGCGCACCGGCATCCCGGCGTTCCGCTTCGACGCCGCCAACACCGCCCAGTGTGTCGCGGGCGTGAAGAAGATCACCGAAGCGCTGGGCCCCATCGAGGTGCTGGTGAACAACGCCGGCATCACCCGGGACGCCATGCTGCACAAGATGACGGCCGACCAGTGGAACGAGGTCATCCAGACGAACCTCACCTCGTGCTTCAACCTGTGCAACGTGGTGGTGGGCCCGATGCGCGAGCGCGGCTTCGGCCGCGTCATCAACATCGGGTCCATCAACGGGCAGACGGGCCAGCTGGGCCAGACGGCCTACGCGGCGGCCAAGGCGGGCATGCACGGCTTCACCCTGGCGCTGGCGCGCGAGGGCGCCTCCCGCGGCGTCACCGCCAACCTCATCGCGCCGGGCTACATCGACACGGACCTGGTGCGCACCGTGCCTCCGGACGAGCTGGTGCGCATCCGCGCGCGCATCCCCGTGGGCCGCCTGGGGCGCGCCGACGAGATCGCCCGCGCCGTGACGTTCCTCGCCTCCGACAAGTCCGGCTTCATCACCGGCTCCACGCTCACCATCAATGGTGGGCAGCACATGTACTGA
- a CDS encoding alpha/beta fold hydrolase — MTIHTVKSADGTSIAFEVTGKGPPLILVGGAFCDRTAPTSGAPLAALLAHRFTVFNPDRRGRGDSGDTLPHALDREGEDLAALITAAGGSAAVFGNSSGGLLALDAAARGFSIPKLVVYEPPVILDAGRARSFEDLAKQLDEAVAGNRRSEAVELYFTKVMQMPAPAVAQLRKAPMWAGLEHLAHTLSYDLLITARGPSRLEQMSAVRAATLVMDGGASPGWMREAIQTLARAIPGARHRTLEGQTHAVDPKALARALEEFLGE; from the coding sequence ATGACAATCCACACCGTCAAGTCCGCCGATGGGACGTCCATCGCGTTCGAGGTCACCGGCAAGGGTCCACCGCTCATCCTGGTGGGCGGAGCGTTCTGCGACCGCACTGCGCCGACCTCGGGAGCACCGCTGGCGGCGCTGCTGGCCCATCGCTTCACCGTGTTCAACCCTGACCGGCGCGGCCGTGGGGACAGCGGGGACACGCTGCCCCATGCGCTCGACAGGGAAGGGGAGGACCTGGCGGCGCTCATCACCGCCGCCGGCGGATCCGCCGCCGTGTTCGGCAACTCGTCGGGTGGCCTCCTGGCCCTGGACGCCGCGGCGCGAGGATTCTCCATCCCGAAGCTGGTTGTCTATGAGCCTCCCGTCATCCTCGATGCGGGCCGGGCCAGGTCATTTGAAGACCTCGCGAAGCAGCTGGACGAGGCCGTCGCGGGGAACCGGCGGTCGGAGGCCGTCGAGCTGTACTTCACGAAGGTGATGCAGATGCCCGCGCCCGCCGTCGCGCAGCTGCGCAAGGCGCCGATGTGGGCGGGCCTCGAGCACCTCGCTCACACGTTGAGCTACGACCTGCTCATCACGGCCCGCGGCCCCTCACGGCTCGAGCAGATGTCGGCCGTCCGCGCGGCGACGCTCGTCATGGACGGAGGCGCGAGCCCGGGCTGGATGCGCGAGGCGATCCAAACCCTGGCACGGGCCATTCCCGGCGCACGTCACCGGACGCTGGAAGGACAGACGCATGCCGTCGACCCCAAGGCGCTCGCCCGGGCGCTGGAGGAGTTCCTGGGCGAATGA
- a CDS encoding NmrA/HSCARG family protein, with amino-acid sequence MDKKIIAVVGATGEEGGSLARAILADTQGGFTVRALTRKPGSELARRLAKLGAEVVAADVSDAKSLKAAFTGAHGAFCVTSYWEKPDPERELAQARTLAHAAKEAGVAHVIWSTQEDTRHFIPPEDKRMPMLKGHYRVPQFDVKGASDAYFSGLDLPVTFVRTAFAWENLLSFGLGGKRNADGTLDFVLPTEDRKLPGIATEDVGGCVHGIFQRGPEAWAGRTVGLASEHLTGQEIARTLKQVLGQEVVFHSMEPEVYRTFNFPGASELANMFQFMRDFSPEYCAARDPGLTRELNPHVQSLARWIERNRARFVRAA; translated from the coding sequence ATGGACAAGAAGATCATCGCGGTGGTGGGCGCAACGGGCGAGGAGGGAGGCAGCCTCGCGCGCGCCATCCTCGCGGACACGCAGGGCGGCTTCACGGTGCGCGCGCTCACGCGCAAGCCGGGCTCGGAGCTGGCGCGCCGGCTGGCGAAGCTGGGCGCGGAGGTCGTCGCGGCGGACGTGAGCGACGCGAAGAGCCTGAAGGCCGCCTTCACCGGCGCGCATGGCGCCTTCTGCGTCACCAGCTACTGGGAGAAGCCCGACCCGGAGCGCGAGCTGGCCCAGGCGCGGACGCTGGCGCACGCCGCGAAGGAGGCGGGGGTGGCGCACGTCATCTGGTCCACCCAGGAGGACACCCGGCACTTCATCCCTCCGGAGGACAAGCGGATGCCCATGCTCAAGGGGCACTACCGCGTGCCGCAGTTCGACGTGAAGGGCGCGAGCGACGCGTACTTCAGCGGCCTGGACCTGCCGGTGACGTTCGTGCGCACGGCGTTCGCGTGGGAGAACCTCCTGTCGTTCGGCTTGGGAGGAAAGCGCAACGCGGATGGCACGCTCGACTTCGTGCTGCCCACGGAGGACCGGAAGCTGCCCGGCATCGCCACGGAGGACGTGGGCGGATGCGTCCACGGCATCTTCCAGCGCGGGCCGGAGGCCTGGGCGGGCCGGACGGTGGGCCTGGCCAGCGAGCACCTGACGGGCCAGGAGATCGCCCGGACGCTGAAGCAGGTGCTGGGACAGGAGGTGGTCTTCCACTCCATGGAGCCGGAGGTCTACCGGACGTTCAACTTCCCCGGCGCGTCGGAGCTCGCGAACATGTTCCAGTTCATGCGGGACTTCTCCCCGGAGTACTGCGCCGCCAGGGACCCCGGACTCACGCGCGAGCTGAATCCCCACGTGCAGTCGTTGGCCCGGTGGATTGAACGCAACAGGGCGCGCTTCGTGCGCGCGGCGTGA
- a CDS encoding sigma-70 family RNA polymerase sigma factor, translating to MKENTNPSFWRVWEQHKEPLFQQALRLMGGNVVDAEDAVDTAMLRAHQNYVSPGKILNPRAWLGRILHNVCMDIHRERQRWGDTEEWMEDLEPSEPESQELPDAGLLQRESAAAVHECIQALPANLRVPLVMRYLQDMSYADIAEQLRLTSCNVRKRIQLAYGILRTTLSQEPCPR from the coding sequence GTGAAAGAAAACACCAATCCCTCATTCTGGCGTGTGTGGGAGCAGCACAAGGAGCCGTTGTTCCAGCAGGCGCTGCGGCTGATGGGAGGGAACGTGGTGGATGCGGAGGACGCGGTGGACACCGCGATGCTCCGGGCCCACCAGAACTACGTGTCGCCCGGGAAGATCCTCAACCCGAGGGCCTGGCTGGGACGCATCCTGCATAACGTCTGCATGGACATCCACCGCGAGCGTCAGCGTTGGGGCGACACCGAGGAGTGGATGGAAGACCTGGAGCCCTCGGAGCCCGAGTCACAGGAGCTGCCCGACGCGGGGCTGCTCCAGCGCGAGAGCGCCGCGGCGGTGCATGAATGCATCCAGGCGCTCCCTGCCAATCTGAGGGTGCCCCTGGTGATGCGCTACCTCCAGGACATGTCCTATGCCGACATCGCCGAACAGCTCCGGTTGACCAGCTGCAACGTGAGAAAGCGCATCCAGCTCGCGTACGGCATCCTGCGGACCACCCTTTCGCAAGAGCCGTGCCCCCGCTGA